From the Clostridium sp. Marseille-P299 genome, the window ATTCAATTTTTTCCTTTTCGCTATGTAAATTAATCCAATTATACTCTAACATATGAGCTCCTTAAAATGTATAACTTATCTTTTCTATACATTAAAATAAAATCTATGCCCCTTCTTGATGTTCATCATCAGGTGTCCAAGAAAGTAAATTATTTGCTTTAATGGCTCCTAACTTCATTTCTGTATTACAATACGGGCACTCCATTTTATGTCCTCCTCTATGCACTTTCACTTGAATATTTACTACATAAAGATTACTCTCTTATTAATTAGATATACGCCTCTTTACATAATTTCGAACATCACCATAATTTTTAAATTTAATACTTATCGGAGGATTATGTATTTCTGTAAAATAACTTTCTCCTGACTCCTTATGAAAAACCAACTTAGGTCTTAACTGATAATAATCATAATTGCTATTTAAATCAATTAACCTCGTTCTATCAAAATCTTTAAGCTGCATATTAAATTCAAGCTCTTCATATTTTTCTAGTTTAACTGCTCCTGAAACATCCGTCATATCGTTATTATCCCCTATTAATGAATAAGATTTAATGATATCGGCCTTGCTTAAAAATTCTTTCGATATTTCTGATAGTCCATCAATCATTAAGGTATCATTTGCTTTATACGTCTGAACCCTCTCTAATTCCCATAATGGAACACTATTTACCGCTTCTAATAATTCTTGTTCCGACATACCACTGTAGATACATATTTTCCCGATATCGATTATCTGGCTACTATCATCGGAATATTTCACCTGAATATTATTCGTTTCTATAGATTCAGGAAGTTCATTAATAGCATTTTGATCCCATTCTAAAAATAACGTTGCGTTGGATATTTTATAAATCCCATGATTTGTGATATCTTTATTTAATACTGAAACTATTAACTCTGGATGATTTATAAACGACACTTCCGTAACTTCTCTTTCATCCGTAATGTTTTGCACATAAATTAGCTGCAAGGTAGAAGTTTCTACAACTGAATCTGGAATCGTTGGTAAATAATGTTCTACCAAATATCGAAAATAAATTGGTTCATCTATCTTTAATTTATTCCACCCAATCCTACCAATGATCGAAGCTACTACAACGGATGATAGTAATACCGCAATTAGATTTCCTTTTGAAATCTTTCTTATCCTATGTTTATCGCGCATTATTATTAAACCTCCATGGTACTTCCACTTCCACTTACACTTTCACTTCTACTTTTACTTTGACTTTGACTTTTATATTGACTTTTACTTTGACTTTGACTGTTCTATGTCATTCTCTTTTTTGGTAAAATGAACAAGACTTTTTGCCAACCATATATCTGGTTTTCCTATCCCATTAGCATCTGGTATTACACCTACAATTTGATAACCAACCTTTTCATAAAATTCATGGGGATGATTCTTTATATTTTTGATATTATTTATTTTCTCAAATGTATCTTGAAAGAGATTTGTATTTGAAAGAGTTGTACTTTCATTTTCATCATCACTTCCAAGGTAAATTGTTAAGCACCCCTTCTCCTTTAATATCTCTTCAAGGGCATAGCAAAGTTTTGTTCCTATTCCTTGTGAACGATAATGTTCGTCAACGACCAAAGGATGTAACTCCCACGCGGTTACTCCATATTGTGGAATAGCACCAACAAAGCCTAATAGTTTCTCTCCATCAATTGCAGCAACAGCTACCCTATCTTCTTCTATACATTTACTTATTTCCTCTTCTGAGCAATCAGAATAGGAATGTGGAAACGCCTGTTTTAATAAATCTGCGGCTTGTTTATTGTATTCAATGGTTTCTTTAGACAGTAAAATTGTTTCCATAACAACCTCCCAAAAATTATTACGATAACAGATAATAGTTACGCATTTGATTGTTTATATTTTCCAATATTATAATAACATATCGCTAAATATACGTAAAATGAAATAAATAAAATTGTATGCTCTAATTTTGCATGTTCATTTCACGCTTTTCCTCCCAAAACATCCTTTCATATTCCTCGTAACCAACCACTCTCTCATCGATTCGCCTTGCATAACTATAGGTGTAATTCTTAAAATATTTTCCCCAAAATCGTAATGCCGTAGGATTTAGTGTTTCACAATCAACCCCTAAATAAGTAACTCCTTCGCCTTTTAATACTCCTATAATATAATTTAACAAACCTTCAGCTATCTTATGGTTACGATAATTCACATCCACATAAGCGCCACAAATGTTCTTTATCAAAGGAAGGTCCGAAACAAAAGTTTCCCCATCGCCTCCAACTCTCATATAACCAATAATTTTATCTTTACCACCCATATTTTCTTTTGCTACAAACATTCTGCTATCGACTCTTACCATTTTATCAGGAAATTCCTTGCTTAAGTTTAATGGCATAAGGATTGGTGCATTTCTCATATGATTGGTTAGTCCCTTTTCTAAATCCAAAACTTGTTGAAATTCTTCTTTTTGTAGCTCACAAAATATAATACCTTCTAGTACTTCCTTCTTCTCCCGAACATCGACTATTTCTTTAATAGAATCTGAACAACGGATACCAAATCCGTTAAATATTAGGGACTTACCTACTTCATTATCATTTGCATATCGCGATAGTGCAATACTTAAAATTTCTTTTTTTGCCATTTGCTCCATAGCATAGGCTAGTAACATAGAGCTTACCTTTGCACGATCACCACCTGCAAATGCACTCCCGCCTAATGGCGAGAATGCACCTACTACATTTCCAAAAAATCCAGAGATCGGACCTAAAAAACAAAGATAACCAACCAATTTATCATCTTCATAAGAAACATACGCATATTCCTTTTGAAATAAAGTGTATATTAATTCTGATAAAACACTTTTTAGTGATTCATCATTTATAACTCCTAATAGAGCTGGACATCTTAAAGATTCTGCATAATACTCCTTTACGGCCAATATTACCGCATCATCACAATCCTTGGTAATTGCCTTTCTAATCTCCATATTACTCCCTTCCTTCCACCCTTTAATTTCACATTAAGAATAAACTTTATTTTTATATTAAGAATAAACTCATTTTTATATTAAGAATAAACTTAATTTACAAGCGCTGGCTTATGAAGAAAAGAAGCTATTCTATTCATCAAAGCTTCTAATCATTTTGATTCTCATACGACTAAGCACAGCTAACACTTCATATTTTCTCGGAAGATCCATAAAGCGATTACATTCTGTAAAGAACGTAGAATATGCAGACTCTAAACCTTCTTCATTAATATCATAAAGCAATTGCTCTACTTCCCCACGTGCATGAATCCATTTCGGCTCTATTTGGCTGTCCTCTAATTTTTCAAATGAGAATTTTTGAAAACGTTCCATTGGATTTACACGGTTAATTAACTTTCGTAATAAAAACGCGATTGCATTTAGCTGAGGAATGGACGCGATATCATGAATCATACGAATATCTACTTGTTCCTCACCTAAAATTAGAAATCCTAAGTCTGATACTTTTAATACCT encodes:
- a CDS encoding PF20097 family protein codes for the protein MECPYCNTEMKLGAIKANNLLSWTPDDEHQEGA
- a CDS encoding GNAT family N-acetyltransferase, producing the protein METILLSKETIEYNKQAADLLKQAFPHSYSDCSEEEISKCIEEDRVAVAAIDGEKLLGFVGAIPQYGVTAWELHPLVVDEHYRSQGIGTKLCYALEEILKEKGCLTIYLGSDDENESTTLSNTNLFQDTFEKINNIKNIKNHPHEFYEKVGYQIVGVIPDANGIGKPDIWLAKSLVHFTKKENDIEQSKSK
- a CDS encoding GNAT family N-acetyltransferase, with protein sequence MEIRKAITKDCDDAVILAVKEYYAESLRCPALLGVINDESLKSVLSELIYTLFQKEYAYVSYEDDKLVGYLCFLGPISGFFGNVVGAFSPLGGSAFAGGDRAKVSSMLLAYAMEQMAKKEILSIALSRYANDNEVGKSLIFNGFGIRCSDSIKEIVDVREKKEVLEGIIFCELQKEEFQQVLDLEKGLTNHMRNAPILMPLNLSKEFPDKMVRVDSRMFVAKENMGGKDKIIGYMRVGGDGETFVSDLPLIKNICGAYVDVNYRNHKIAEGLLNYIIGVLKGEGVTYLGVDCETLNPTALRFWGKYFKNYTYSYARRIDERVVGYEEYERMFWEEKREMNMQN